taataatgatccaaacaatatatatttttttttttaatacataattcCCTTCTTCATGTAATGTTCCTTGATATCCGATATCATACGAATACGTCAAAATTTGATCGTGCTACGATACATTTCGATCAACGTTATCGATcatatattagaattattccaatataaaaaaaaaattaattgtctttattatttattatttttcaccaTGTTTATTCTCTCCTCAGGTGACAATATTGATTTAGTAAATGGTGAATTATCGGTGCCatggaaagaagaataaaattaaaaactttgaaCAGTCATATAACTTGCAAAATATGCCGTGGTTATTTAATAGATGCTACTACAGTAACAGAATGCTTACACACATTTTGCAAAAGTTGTTTAGTAAAACATTTGGAAGAAAAACATACATGTCCGACATGTCAAATAGTAATCCATCAATCGCATCCACTTCAATATATCAGTTTCGACAGAACAATGCAAGATATTGTTTACAAATTAGTTCCAGATCTCCAAGAAAGTAAGTGTAAACTTATCTGTCAGTTTTaacttttgatttattaagtattacaaatgaatatattattatatttctcttaggTGAAAtcaaaagggaaagagaatttTATAGAGCGAGAGGTTTACCATGTCCCAAGGATATTTTACCAAACGCTGCagaggtagaagaagaaaaagcaactGCCGATGCTCATGCAGAATCGGATTATCATAGAGCTGATGAACAGGTACTTTGTtattactaaaaaaagaaatcaaatggTCTAACTCGagaataatacatttatatggtATTATAGGTGAATGTATGCCTGGAATGTATAAATGCTAGTTTGAAGACTTTAAAACGAAGATTTATCAGATGTTCAGCACAGGCTACAATTACACAccttaaaaaattcattgccAAAAAGGTTCTTAGTGGCATGGAAAAATATAgagatgtatgtatacattttatgCGTTAagagtttaaataattgtttctctgtttaattgcatattctttttttcttctttgacaGATTGATATTTTGTGCAATGATGAATTACTAGGTAAGGATCACACTTTAAAGTTTGTATATGTGACAAGATGGAGGTT
This genomic stretch from Vespula vulgaris chromosome 21, iyVesVulg1.1, whole genome shotgun sequence harbors:
- the LOC127071292 gene encoding polycomb group RING finger protein 3; this encodes MERRIKLKTLNSHITCKICRGYLIDATTVTECLHTFCKSCLVKHLEEKHTCPTCQIVIHQSHPLQYISFDRTMQDIVYKLVPDLQESEIKREREFYRARGLPCPKDILPNAAEVEEEKATADAHAESDYHRADEQVNVCLECINASLKTLKRRFIRCSAQATITHLKKFIAKKVLSGMEKYRDIDILCNDELLGKDHTLKFVYVTRWRFRDPPLRLQYRPRIDI